From a single Prionailurus bengalensis isolate Pbe53 chromosome A1, Fcat_Pben_1.1_paternal_pri, whole genome shotgun sequence genomic region:
- the LOC122471152 gene encoding LOW QUALITY PROTEIN: histone H3.1 (The sequence of the model RefSeq protein was modified relative to this genomic sequence to represent the inferred CDS: inserted 1 base in 1 codon), with amino-acid sequence MARRKQTARKSTGGKAPYKHLATKVARKSSPATGGIKKPHRYRPGTVXRHYQKPTELLIRKLPFQREVCEIAQDFKTDLRFQSSAVMALQEACEAYMVGFFEDTNLCAIHAKRVTIMPKDLQLARRIRGERA; translated from the exons ATGGCTCGCAGGAAGCAAACAGCTCGCAAGTCCACGGGCGGCAAGGCCCCGTACAAGCACCTGGCCACCAAAGTGGCCCGCAAGAGCTCGCCGGCTACCGGCGGCATCAAGAAGCCGCACCGCTACCGGCCTGGCACAG TCCGCCACTACCAGAAGCCCACCGAGCTGCTGATCCGCAAGCTGCCGTTCCAGCGGGAGGTGTGCGAGATCGCGCAGGACTTCAAGACCGATCTGCGCTTCCAGAGCTCGGCCGTCATGGCGTTGCAGGAGGCGTGCGAGGCCTACATGGTGGGGTTCTTCGAGGACACCAACCTGTGCGCCATCCACGCCAAGCGCGTTACCATCATGCCCAAGGACCTACAGTTGGCGCGCCGCATTCGCGGGGAGCGCGCTTAA
- the TRIM17 gene encoding E3 ubiquitin-protein ligase TRIM17 isoform X2, which translates to MDALELARKLQEEATCSICLDYFTDPVMTSCGHNFCRECIRLAWEKAKGRKGGRKRKGSFPCPECRELSPQRNLRPNRLLTKVAEMARQHPGFQSRDLCAEHQELLKLFCEDDQIPICVVCKEAREHRTHRVVPVEEAVQEYKEKVKEQRRRILVEFEKMGLFLLEEEQRLLQALKTEDEEVGARLRESSATLERQGHSLEMLLLQLEDKNQHSPLQMLQDMKELLSRRNSLSVQYPEATPTVLRTVCRVPGQIEVLKSFQEDVVPDPATAYPYLLLYESRQRRYLSTPLEGALHSKDRFLAYPCAVGRETFSSGRHYWEVGMNLTGDALWALGVCRDNVSRRDRVPKCPENGFWVVQLCKGKKYTPGTSAPTPVTLAEPPSHMGVFLDFEAGEVSFYNLKDGSHMHTYAQLQFSGPLKPFFCLGAPKSGQMVISTVTLWVKG; encoded by the exons ATGGATGCCTTGGAACTTGCCAGAAAGCTGCAGGAGGAGGCCACGTGCTCCATCTGCCTTGACTACTTCACGGACCCGGTGATGACCTCCTGCGGCCACAACTTCTGCCGTGAGTGCATCCGGCTGGCCTGGGAGAAGGCCAAAGGCAGGAAAGGGGGGAGGAAGCGGAAGGGCTCCTTCCCATGTCCCGAGTGCCGGGAGCTATCCCCCCAAAGGAACTTGCGGCCCAACCGCCTGCTGACCAAAGTGGCTGAGATGGCGCGGCAGCACCCGGGCTTCCAGAGCAGGGACCTGTGCGCAGAGCACCAGGAGTTGCTGAAACTCTTCTGTGAGGACGACCAGATCCCCATCTGTGTCGTCTGCAAGGAGGCCCGGGAACACAGGACCCACAGGGTGGTCCCGGTCGAGGAGGCCGTGCAAGAGTACAAG GAGAAGGTGAAGGAGCAGAGGCGGCGCATCCTGGTGGAGTTTGAGAAGATGGGCCTCTTCCTCCTGGAGGAGGAACAGCGCCTGCTCCAGGCCCTGAAGACTGAGGATGAGGAGGTGGGAGCCAGGCTGCGGGAGAGCTCTGCCACCCTGGAGCGGCAGGGCCACTCCCTGGAGATGCTGCTGCTCCAGCTGGAGGACAAGAACCAGCACAGCCCACTGCAGATGTTGCAG GACATGAAGGAGCTCCTGAGCAG GAGGAACAGCCTGAGTGTACAGTACCCAGAGGCCACCCCAACTGTGCTGAGGACAGTCTGCAGGGTCCCTGGGCAGATAGAGGTGCTGAAGAGTTTCCAAG AGGATGTGGTGCCAGACCCCGCCACCGCCTACCCCTACCTCCTCTTGTACGAGAGCCGCCAGAGGCGCTACCTGAGCACGCCACTGGAGGGCGCGCTCCACAGCAAGGACCGGTTCCTGGCCTACCCCTGCGCCGTGGGCCGGGAGACCTTCTCCTCGGGCAGGCACTATTGGGAGGTGGGCATGAACCTCACCGGTGACGCTCTCTGGGCCCTGGGCGTGTGCAGGGACAATGTGAGCCGGAGGGACAGGGTTCCCAAGTGCCCCGAAAATGGGTTCTGGGTGGTGCAGCTGTGCAAAGGGAAGAAGTACACACCCGGCACATCTGCCCCAACCCCTGTCACGCTGGCCGAGCCCCCCAGCCACATGGGGGTCTTCCTGGACTTCGAGGCGGGGGAGGTGTCCTTCTACAACCTGAAGGACGGGTCCCACATGCACACCTACGCCCAGCTGCAATTCTCCGGCCCCCTGAAGCCCTTCTTCTGCCTGGGGGCCCCCAAATCAGGCCAGATGGTCATCTCTACAGTGACGCTGTGGGTGAAGGGATAG
- the TRIM17 gene encoding E3 ubiquitin-protein ligase TRIM17 isoform X1, which translates to MDALELARKLQEEATCSICLDYFTDPVMTSCGHNFCRECIRLAWEKAKGRKGGRKRKGSFPCPECRELSPQRNLRPNRLLTKVAEMARQHPGFQSRDLCAEHQELLKLFCEDDQIPICVVCKEAREHRTHRVVPVEEAVQEYKLKLQADMGHLREEMMKTGRLQARERQTLAEWQEKVKEQRRRILVEFEKMGLFLLEEEQRLLQALKTEDEEVGARLRESSATLERQGHSLEMLLLQLEDKNQHSPLQMLQDMKELLSRRNSLSVQYPEATPTVLRTVCRVPGQIEVLKSFQEDVVPDPATAYPYLLLYESRQRRYLSTPLEGALHSKDRFLAYPCAVGRETFSSGRHYWEVGMNLTGDALWALGVCRDNVSRRDRVPKCPENGFWVVQLCKGKKYTPGTSAPTPVTLAEPPSHMGVFLDFEAGEVSFYNLKDGSHMHTYAQLQFSGPLKPFFCLGAPKSGQMVISTVTLWVKG; encoded by the exons ATGGATGCCTTGGAACTTGCCAGAAAGCTGCAGGAGGAGGCCACGTGCTCCATCTGCCTTGACTACTTCACGGACCCGGTGATGACCTCCTGCGGCCACAACTTCTGCCGTGAGTGCATCCGGCTGGCCTGGGAGAAGGCCAAAGGCAGGAAAGGGGGGAGGAAGCGGAAGGGCTCCTTCCCATGTCCCGAGTGCCGGGAGCTATCCCCCCAAAGGAACTTGCGGCCCAACCGCCTGCTGACCAAAGTGGCTGAGATGGCGCGGCAGCACCCGGGCTTCCAGAGCAGGGACCTGTGCGCAGAGCACCAGGAGTTGCTGAAACTCTTCTGTGAGGACGACCAGATCCCCATCTGTGTCGTCTGCAAGGAGGCCCGGGAACACAGGACCCACAGGGTGGTCCCGGTCGAGGAGGCCGTGCAAGAGTACAAG CTGAAGCTGCAGGCCGACATGGGGCACCTTCGGGAGGAGATGATGAAGACTGGGAGGCTGCAGGCCAGGGAGAGACAGACCTTGGCTGAGTGGCAG GAGAAGGTGAAGGAGCAGAGGCGGCGCATCCTGGTGGAGTTTGAGAAGATGGGCCTCTTCCTCCTGGAGGAGGAACAGCGCCTGCTCCAGGCCCTGAAGACTGAGGATGAGGAGGTGGGAGCCAGGCTGCGGGAGAGCTCTGCCACCCTGGAGCGGCAGGGCCACTCCCTGGAGATGCTGCTGCTCCAGCTGGAGGACAAGAACCAGCACAGCCCACTGCAGATGTTGCAG GACATGAAGGAGCTCCTGAGCAG GAGGAACAGCCTGAGTGTACAGTACCCAGAGGCCACCCCAACTGTGCTGAGGACAGTCTGCAGGGTCCCTGGGCAGATAGAGGTGCTGAAGAGTTTCCAAG AGGATGTGGTGCCAGACCCCGCCACCGCCTACCCCTACCTCCTCTTGTACGAGAGCCGCCAGAGGCGCTACCTGAGCACGCCACTGGAGGGCGCGCTCCACAGCAAGGACCGGTTCCTGGCCTACCCCTGCGCCGTGGGCCGGGAGACCTTCTCCTCGGGCAGGCACTATTGGGAGGTGGGCATGAACCTCACCGGTGACGCTCTCTGGGCCCTGGGCGTGTGCAGGGACAATGTGAGCCGGAGGGACAGGGTTCCCAAGTGCCCCGAAAATGGGTTCTGGGTGGTGCAGCTGTGCAAAGGGAAGAAGTACACACCCGGCACATCTGCCCCAACCCCTGTCACGCTGGCCGAGCCCCCCAGCCACATGGGGGTCTTCCTGGACTTCGAGGCGGGGGAGGTGTCCTTCTACAACCTGAAGGACGGGTCCCACATGCACACCTACGCCCAGCTGCAATTCTCCGGCCCCCTGAAGCCCTTCTTCTGCCTGGGGGCCCCCAAATCAGGCCAGATGGTCATCTCTACAGTGACGCTGTGGGTGAAGGGATAG